From a single Aspergillus puulaauensis MK2 DNA, chromosome 2, nearly complete sequence genomic region:
- a CDS encoding WD40 repeat domain-containing protein (COG:D,O;~EggNog:ENOG410QD8R;~InterPro:IPR036322,IPR015943,IPR033010,IPR001680, IPR017986;~PFAM:PF00400;~go_function: GO:0005515 - protein binding [Evidence IEA];~go_function: GO:0010997 - anaphase-promoting complex binding [Evidence IEA];~go_function: GO:0097027 - ubiquitin-protein transferase activator activity [Evidence IEA];~go_process: GO:1904668 - positive regulation of ubiquitin protein ligase activity [Evidence IEA]): MSSSTEQESTISVGSDTTSVIRRLQDCDYLIGPSTLGPNFLKLKSSPDRGRGKVRGGRRTAGVRRDSKSPSSPDRFIPLRDSIDNPSTPYRVGKDPQELSPEERLFRRRSPGEDPFTPKKTRQPKSATKAGRVFSPHFGPHLVNDSAAPGRSASTGARDATRRVSNGAIWAVGGTSAALGRRSTVALDGPRGLLASGTTAPMYAAKFLPQIRTSAEDRVTYESRIALALDIDPAARVLNNSNLLSVIDPLPSPFSAEYEQLSPLVWKDNAWRKVERVQWEAATSRKDKDTIVPSLPFRTLDAPLLRDDFYCSTLAYSTIAGTLAVGLGHRVYLWSEAFGVQHPPLGEHDSSNYVTSLSFSSDNGGRSILAVGRKSGMLSLWSTFDSDVRFEISHSSIITCVAFKQTKSKRLSERFDDMEVDTEDLAVGDDLGNIWYYSVEWPNEEARDRFGWHGRVTLLAKISAHTQQICGIAWSPDGTYLATGGNDNACLLFELADIIPARELGVSFRTCLPHQNCRPEGMSCPNSFSCFAANASRRLFNQRNLLTNLLPTWTASRTRSLSSSLPSVLTHTGSVASGGDQAVFVPSNRQKHRLVHAAAVKAIAFAPWQPSLLATGGGSNDRAIHFFHTPSGACLATINVFAQVTSLIWSKTRRELVATFGFAQPEHPYRIAIFAWPSCEQIAAIPWGPHGTSWDRPANDTVVDCGRALCAVSYPGRPPTYLYEGIDTPEESSIPRPQIHDSLTSGDRTGVSRRLMGRVVVRPRAKEGGLWCSRTVEEGCIIVASSDQSVKFHEVWSGPSKHKSSASGPYGGSEILEGLEGLENPGREIIR, translated from the exons ATGTCCAGTTCTACAGAGCAAGAATCGACAATCTCGGTGGGTTCAGATACCACGTCGGTGATAAGGAGACTGCAAGACTGTGACTATTTGATTGGCCCATCTACTCTGGGTCCAAACTTCTTAAAATTGAAAAGCTCGCCTGATCGTGGCCGTGGAAAGGTGAGGGGTGGAAGACGAACTGCAGGTGTACGGCGAGATTCCAAGAGCCCATCTTCACCGGACAGGTTCATCCCGCTACGAGACTCGATTGACAACCCATCTACGCCATATAGAGTTGGGAAGGACCCACAGGAACTGTCTCCCGAAGAGAGGCTTTTCCGCCGCCGCTCACCTGGGGAGGACCCCTTCACCCCTAAGAAAACCCGGCAACCAAAGAGTGCCACGAAAGCTGGCCGTGTTTTCAGCCCCCATTTCGGGCCTCATCTTGTAAACGACTCGGCAGCACCCGGAAGGTCGGCGTCGACTGGGGCAAGAGATGCTACCCGGCGCGTGAGCAATGGAGCAATATGGGCTGTTGGTGGCACTTCAGCTGCACTAGGTCGACGGTCAACAGTGGCACTGGATGGCCCCAGGGGTCTACTTGCAAGTGGAACTACAGCTCCGATGTATGCCGCCAAGTTCTTACCGCAGATTCGCACTTCAGCAGAGGATCGTGTGACATATGAGTCGAGAATTGCGCTTGCGTTGGACATTGATCCTGCGGCCAGAGTTCTCAACAATTCCAATCTCTTATCCGTAATTGACCCGCTCCCGAGCCCTTTTTCTGCAGAATACGAACAACTTTCACCCCTGGTCTGGAAAGATAACGCCTGGAGGAAGGTTGAGCGTGTTCAAT GGGAAGCGGCAACTTCGAGAAAGGACAAGGATACTATAGTTCCAAGCCTCCCGTTCCGAACTTTGGATGCACCTCTTTTGCGCGACGACTTCTATTGTTCAACCCTAGCGTATTCCACAATCGCTGGGACCCTTGCCGTCGGCCTTGGCCACCGCGTTTATCTATGGTCCGAAGCCTTCGGCGTgcaacaccctcctcttgGAGAACACGATTCCTCGAACTATGTGACGTCTCTATCATTCTCCTCCGATAATGGCGGTAGAAGTATCTTAGCTGTGGGTAGGAAGTCGGGCATGTTGAGCCTATGGAGCACGTTTGACTCCGATGTGCGCTTCGAGATAAGCCATTCGAGCATTATTACTTGTGTCGCATTCAAGCAGACGAAATCAAAAAGACTCTCAGAAAGGTTTGACGACATGGAAGTGGATACTGAAGACCTTGCGGTGGGCGACGATCTTGGGAATATCTGGTACTATTCAGTAGAATGGCCGAATGAGGAAGCAAGAGATCGATTTGGCTGGCATGGTAGAGTCACTTTACTCGCCAAAATATCAGCTCATACGCAACAAATATGTGGCATCGCATGGTCACCGGATGGGACCTATCTAGCAACTGGCGGTAACGACAACGCCTGTTTACTATTCGAACTGGCCGATATTATTCCTGCGCGAGAGCTTGGTGTTTCCTTCAGAACATGCTTGCCACATCAAAACTGTCGCCCTGAGGGCATGAGTTGCCCCAattctttctcttgcttTGCAGCAAATGCCAGCCGACGGCTCTTCAACCAGCGTAATCTATTGACCAATCTACTTCCAACGTGGACAGCTTCACGAACTAgatccttgtcttcctctcttccttcagTCCTGACCCATACCGGATCGGTAGCTTCGGGTGGCGATCAAGCCGTCTTTGTCCCATCAAATCGCCAGAAGCACAGGTTGGTTcatgctgcagctgtcaAGGCCATTGCATTTGCCCCTTGGCAACCCTCCCTCCTAGCCACCGGAGGAGGTTCTAACGACCGAGCCATCCACTTCTTTCACACACCTTCTGGCGCTTGTCTGGCGACCATTAATGTGTTCGCTCAGGTTACTAGTCTGATCTGGAGCAAGACAAGAAGAGAGCTAGTTGCCACGTTCGGGTTTGCACAACCGGAACATCCGTATCGCATTGCTATCTTTGCGTGGCCAAGCTGCGAACAGATTGCCGCAATTCCTTGGGGTCCTCATGGCACGAGCTGGGACAGGCCCGCCAACGACACCGTCGTCGACTGTGGACGTGCACTTTGTGCCGTTAGCTACCCTGGGAGACCTCCCACGTATCTTTACGAGGGAATAGATACTCCAGAAGAGTCCTCCATTCCACGACCCCAGATCCATGATAGTTTAACGAGCGGTGACCGAACTGGGGTTTCCCGGCGCCTGATGGGGCGTGTGGTTGTGCGTCCTAGAGCCAAAGAAGGGGGTCTCTGGTGCTCACGTACCGTGGAAGAAGGATGTATTATCGTAGCGTCTAGTGACCAGAGCGTCAAATTTCACGAGGTATGGAGCGGACCATCGAAACATAAATCCTCGGCCTCTGGTCCCTACGGGGGCAGTGAGATACTCGAAGGACTTGAAGGGCTGGAGAACCCGGGGCGCGAAATTATTCGTTAG
- a CDS encoding Rab geranylgeranyltransferase BET4 (COG:O;~EggNog:ENOG410PWVK;~InterPro:IPR032955,IPR002088;~PFAM:PF01239;~go_component: GO:0005968 - Rab-protein geranylgeranyltransferase complex [Evidence IEA];~go_function: GO:0008318 - protein prenyltransferase activity [Evidence IEA];~go_process: GO:0018342 - protein prenylation [Evidence IEA];~go_process: GO:0018344 - protein geranylgeranylation [Evidence IEA]), with amino-acid sequence MWNYRRRVLQHEFSQAAPEGSTEAYMDRIKTLIQTDLQFLIPLLRSFPKCYWIWNYRLWLLDEAKRVLPRTIARKVWQEELALVGKMLSLDSRNFHGWGYRRFVVETLETLSAQEDNEKSMTEAEFEYAKKMIGTNLSNFSAWHYRTKLIQRLLSEKSASDEERKQILDDELELIHRALCDPYDQSLWFYHQNLMCTFDPTKASQTMAPNLTKVERLEYIRQEIEEIQEMLDGAEDCKYLYQALIDCTLLAARVEGTLPDGAQKAQVFEWLSELKKLDPLRSGRWRELEQALCS; translated from the exons ATGTGGAATTATCGGCGCCGAGTGCTTCAGCATGAATTTTCCCAAGCAGCCCCTGAGGGTTCAACAGAAGCCTACATGGACCGAATCAAGACTCTAATCCAAACAGACCTGCAATTTCTGATTCCACTTCTGCGTAGCTTTCCCAAATGCTACTGGATCTGGAACTATCGTCTGTGGCTTCTGGATGAAGCTAAACGCGTTCTCCCCAGAACGATTGCCCGTAAAGTATGGCAGGAAGAGCTTGCCCTGGTAGGCAAGATGCTTAGTCTGGACAGCCGCAACTTTCATGGTTGGGGTTACCGACGCTTTGTGGTAGAGACTCTGGAGACACTTTCTGCGCAAGAAGATAACGAGAAGAGTATGACCGAGGCGGAATTTGAATATGCAAAGAAGATGATCGGAACCAACCTCTCTAACTTTTCTGCCTGGCATTATCGAACTAAACTGATCCAGCGGTTACTTAGCGAGAAATCAGCGAGTGACGAAGAGCGAAAGCAGATTCTTGATGATG AGCTGGAACTTATCCATCGTGCGTTGTGTGACCCGTATGACCAGTCATTATGGTTCTACCACCAGAACCTGATGTGTACCTTTGACCCCACGAAGGCAAGCCAGACAATGGCGCCAAATTTGACGAAAGTAGAACGGCTAGAATACATTCGCCAGGAGATTGAGGAAATCCAGGAAATGCTGGATGGGGCGGAGGATTGCAAATACCTGTACCAAGCGCTTATAGACTGCACCCTGTTGGCTGCGAGGGTGGAAGGGACACTACCAGATGGAGCGCAAAAGGCGCAAGTTTTCGAGTGGTTATctgagctgaagaagctggatccTCTAAGATCGGGAAGGTGGCGAGAGTTGGAACAGGCGCTGTGCAGTTAA
- the GYP5 gene encoding putative GTPase activating protein (Gyp5) (COG:U;~EggNog:ENOG410PHI4;~InterPro:IPR035969,IPR000195;~PFAM:PF00566): MSSEADNRDYQGDSFHDSSETPNSNNNLTLSIPPSASTRSLTDSPPSGSVATTPQFTDAPQLPQTPDDDTKNEGEAHEPGTDGQSEAEATPRRQKPQKSPLLTAHRLSTTSLDDVNLASNVNQDGPLDNSKTGQEADIGSPPALPSRDSTSTQSSLLQGLSGSLPSVPWAPPPQNKNQPAAAPPPPPTRRITSPFAWLSRASTGSKDAAAPSQSGRRNTGASISTIGSNSEVAGRLQDVEIDGSSVGSKRPHRNSLKDQFKMLRMREENHIPEGDEASVASGRGSISHSATSPPPSIPEEGETEATAAPPVASPSPPPSSTVNPNLAPGTVSGFSTSASDAAAPVDWELWEQLVNNGPRALKGTNSEELNAAIKRGIPQTIRGVIWQILADSRNLDLEEVYRELVARGTDKDKSRANGMSNGSLEKDSVASSRSSVRSERSHSAAPSNNSSSPSPSQELDPEKLAKEQAANETARKKKEKEDTAALQKLEKIIRRDLGARTSYSRYFVSQGNQESLFGLCKAYALYDEAVGYAQGMNFIAMPLLFNMDETEAFTLMVKLMNQYGLREMFIQDMPGLHRSLFIFERFLEDLEPALYCHLRRRGVNPQLYATQWFLTLFAYRFPLQLVLRIYDLILEEGLEITILKFALAIMRRNTDALLAMKDMVPLTTFLKDRLFDVYIDKQPSPSSILESGFFGSSGASDKEIYRADIMVQDACDISLDSATISAYTAEWEEKERLEKEREAELSHLKYTVSTQSARIRLLEEQTEASDKEHVQLASEVVHLKVENEELSDLSDALKMQVKELKVVVDKQPAEVEQKLQTEMDRIMKRNLEVQNENRAMVEQMAEMEKELVTAKLSHAEIHEQYENQKQKWNDLRKALD, encoded by the exons ATGTCCTCCGAAGCAGATAACAGAGACTACCAAGGG GACTCGTTTCATGACTCGTCGGAAACCCCAAACTCGAATAACAACCTTACGCTTTCGATCCCTCCGAGCGCTTCAACTCGCTCGTTGACAGATAGCCCCCCGAGCGGATCTGTTGCAACAACACCCCAATTCACCGATGCCCCCCAACTCCCACAGACGCCGGATGATGATACGAAGAACGAAGGCGAAGCCCATGAGCCTGGCACCGACGGACAGTCTGAAGCCGAGGCAACCCCTCGCAGGCAAAAACCACAGAAATCCCCCTTGTTGACGGCACACCGGCTTTCTACCACATCTCTTGACGACGTGAACCTGGCCAGCAACGTCAACCAGGATGGCCCTCTTGATAATTCCAAGACGGGGCAGGAGGCCGATATAGGCTCCCCTCCCGCGTTGCCGTCTAGAGACTCCACCTCAACACAGAGCTCTCTCCTTCAGGGCTTATCCGGCAGTCTTCCCTCCGTACCATgggctcctcctccgcaaaaCAAGAACCAGCCCGCGGCTGCACCCCCCCCACCTCCGACTCGAAGAATCACGAGTCCGTTTGCTTGGCTTTCTCGAGCGTCAACAGGGAGCAAGGATGCTGCGGCCCCTTCACAATCCGGGCGACGAAACACTGGTGCTTCCATCTCTACTATTGGTAGCAATTCTGAAGTCGCTGGTCGACTGCAGGATGTGGAAATTGATGGCTCGAGCGTTGGCTCCAAGAGACCACATCGAAATAGTTTGAAGGACCAGTTTAAAATGCTCCGGATGCGGGAGGAGAATCATATCCCGGAAGGTGATGAAGCAAGCGTTGCATCGGGACGTGGGAGTATCAGCCATTCAGCCACAAGCCCACCTCCTAGTATCCCAGAGGAAGGGGAGACCGAAGCCACAGCTGCACCGCCAGTTGCTTCGccttcacctccaccatcGTCAACAGTCAACCCGAATCTGGCGCCGGGGACAGTTTCAGGATTTTCAACATCTGCGAGTGATGCGGCCGCCCCCGTGGATTGGGAACTATGGGAGCAGCTGGTTAACAATGGCCCACGGGCTCTGAAGGGAACCAATTCGGAAGAGCTGAATGCTGCTATAAAACGGGGAATCCCGCAAACCATTCGGGGAGTTATTTGGCAAATCCTTGCGGATAGTAGAAATCTAGATTTGGAAGAGGTTTACAGAGAACTCGTTGCCCGAGGCACGGACAAGGACAAGTCGCGAGCGAATGGCATGAGCAACGGAAGCCTGGAGAAGGACTCGGTGGCCTCATCGCGTTCGTCTGTTCGCTCAGAGCGCTCCCACTCTGCTGCACCTTCGAACAACAGTTCTTCTCCTAGCCCGTCCCAGGAGCTGGACCCCGAGAAGCTGGCAAAAGAGCAGGCTGCAAATGAAACGgccagaaagaagaaggaaaaggaggatACAGCGGCACTCCAGAAACTCGAGAAGATCATTCGCCGGGATTTGGGCGCGCGTACGAGCTACTCTCGATACTTTGTCTCACAGGGTAACCAGGAGAGCCTGTTTGGGCTATGTAAGGCCTATGCTTTATACGATGAGGCCGTGGGTTACGCTCAAGGGATGAACTTCATTGCCATGCCGCTACTGTTCAAC ATGGACGAGACCGAAGCTTTCACGCTGATGGTGAAACTCATGAATCAATATGGTTTACGGGAAATGTTCATCCAGGACATGCCTGGTTTACATCGCAGCCTATTTATATTTGAGCGATTTCTTGAGGATCTCGAGCCCGCTCTTTATTGCCACctacgacgacgaggagtcAACCCCCAACTGTACGCTACTCAGTGGTTTTTGACCCTTTTCGCTTACCGCTTCCCATTGCAACTCGTTCTTCGCATTTACGACCTCATTCTTGAAGAAGGATTGGAAATCACAATTCTAAAGTTTGCCCTTGCGATCATGAGGCGCAACACAGACGCCCTTCTGGCCATGAAGGACATGGTACCATTGACAACGTTTTTGAAAGATCGGCTGTTTGATGTTTATATTGATAAACAACCTAGCCCATCATCTATCCTCGAATCAGGATTTTTTGGGTCATCAGGTGCTTCCGACAAGGAGATTTACCGTGCTGATATTATGGTCCAAGATGCCTGTGACATCTCACTTGACTCGGCCACAATCAGTGCATATACCGCTGaatgggaagaaaaggagcGCTTAGAGAAAGAGCGGGAAGCCGAATTGAGCCACCTGAAGTATACTGTGTCTACGCAAAGCGCTCGCATTCGTCTTCTAGAGGAGCAAACAGAAGCATCCGATAAGGAACACGTCCAGCTTGCCTCGGAAGTCGTTCACCTGAAagttgagaatgaggagcTCTCGGATTTGAGTGACGCATTGAAGATGCAGGTCAAGGAGCTCAAAGTTGTGGTAGATAAGCAGCCAGCCGAGGTCGAGCAGAAACTCCAAACCGAAATGGATCGCATCATGAAACGTAACCTCGAGGTGCAGAATGAGAACCGCGCCATGGTGGAACAGATGGCGGAAATGGAAAAGGAGCTTGTGACGGCCAAGCTTAGTCACGCTGAG ATCCACGAGCAATACGAGAACCAAAAGCAGAAGTGGAATGATCTTCGCAAGGCTCTGGACTAG
- a CDS encoding Dabb family protein (COG:S;~EggNog:ENOG410PT0Y;~InterPro:IPR011008,IPR013097;~PFAM:PF07876): protein MPANFPLPRTRLSNRVNPSSYYKEPLIPRRIYQRPRLLLFSKQACRLFSSRTTSRTPSTPPPRTMAPIERITLFNIPDEAARDRVLEQYKILAKTAVKDGKPYILAAAAGPSFPDPRNKGFNLSVKTTFASLEDMKYYDTECEAHKALKAIAGPAKQDVLTTFFESVL, encoded by the exons ATGCCAGCCAATTTCCCCCTACCCCGCACAAGGCTCTCAAACCGGGTAAACCCATCGTCTTACTATAAAGAGCCACTCATACCCCGTCGGATTTATCAGCGACCCAGACTACTAC TCTTTTCTAAACAAGCCTGccgcctcttctcttcccgcACTACATCCCGAACCCCATCCACCCCGCCACCCCGCACAATGGCTCCCATCGAACGcatcaccctcttcaacatccccgaCGAGGCTGCCCGGGACCGCGTCCTTGAGCAATACAAGATCCTCGCAAAGACTGCTGTCAAG GACGGAAAACCATACATCCTCGCTGCAGCAGCCGGCCCATCTTTCCCAGACCCACGCAACAAGGGATTCAATCTCTCCGTGAAGACGACGTTTGCTTCCTTGGAGGACATGAAGTATTATGATACGGAGTGTGAAGCGCACAAGGCACTGAAGGCGATTGCGGGCCCCGCGAAGCAGGATGTCCTAACAACCTTCTTTGAGAGCGTGCTTTGA
- a CDS encoding Ctf8 family protein (COG:S;~EggNog:ENOG410PQUV;~InterPro:IPR018607;~PFAM:PF09696;~go_component: GO:0031390 - Ctf18 RFC-like complex [Evidence IEA];~go_process: GO:0007064 - mitotic sister chromatid cohesion [Evidence IEA]) produces MPSIPLHPRASASRDDTRNSLPQLLQTPSGLALLELQGTINLPNQGDSQFGDESSNSPNQNDPSLAYETPVGKLMFPDYSPQAAKDDTKWMKRAYLYVGRYQRMTGEVKKLPKPLAIIQRRQPGSSDNAGEQLEIVEVVKYKLMFKNRPEPVNDA; encoded by the coding sequence ATGCCCTCaattcccctccatccccgCGCGTCCGCGTCGCGCGACGATACTCGCAACTCTCTCCCTCAGCTCCTCCAAACTCCGTCCGGCCTCGCACTCCTCGAACTCCAGGGAACCATAAATCTTCCTAACCAGGGTGATTCACAATTCGGGGATGAATCTTCCAATTCCCCCAACCAAAACGATCCATCGCTCGCTTACGAGACCCCAGTTGGCAAACTCATGTTCCCGGACTACTCGCCGCAAGCTGCGAAAGATGACACAAAGTGGATGAAAAGAGCTTATCTATATGTCGGAAGATACCAGCGAATGACGGGCGAAGTGAAGAAGCTACCAAAACCCCTTGCAATTATCCAACGACGGCAACCGGGAAGTTCAGATAATGCTGGtgagcagctggagatcGTTGAGGTCGTCAAGTACAAGCTTATGTTTAAGAACCGACCGGAGCCTGTGAATGACGCTTAA
- a CDS encoding Cnl2/NKP2 family protein (COG:S;~EggNog:ENOG410PPPQ;~InterPro:IPR018565;~PFAM:PF09447;~go_component: GO:0000776 - kinetochore [Evidence IEA]), whose protein sequence is MAPSESSILSNFLLSAASLPTIMSLQQFTELFPKRLRSHPYIRVLYRELQQIREQDMDIVSENIDKEVRKGASQKAELRKAMAETGIDGADLNDQREMDMDIQLFGPTSASSSDHHSVSSLLSAMETACANIESEIAGVDTEATTFLSDLNTTVGEMSDLRYGKMHGTVGASDDDVVREAIRGLDNLEDACYSKSAT, encoded by the coding sequence ATGGCACCTTCAGAATCTTCTATTCTCAGTAATTTTCTGCTATCGGCAGCTTCTCTGCCGACTATCATGTCCTTGCAGCAGTTCACTGAGCTATTTCCAAAGCGCCTTCGGTCTCACCCCTATATACGGGTGCTTTACCGAGAATTGCAGCAGATTCGTGAACAAGACATGGACATAGTCAGTGAGAACATTGACAAAGAAGTCCGCAAGGGGGCCAGCCAGAAGGCAGAACTTCGGAAGGCTATGGCAGAAACTGGCATTGATGGCGCTGACTTGAACGACCAACGAGAaatggatatggatatccAATTGTTCGGTCCAacatctgcttcttccagcgATCATCACTCGGTATCAAGTCTCTTGTCTGCCATGGAGACGGCTTGCGCCAACATCGAGAGTGAAATCGCTGGAGTAGACACGGAGGCGACCACTTTCTTATCAGATCTCAATACTACCGTCGGCGAAATGAGCGATTTGCGGTATGGGAAGATGCATGGTACTGTGGGAGCATCAGATGATGATGTGGTCCGCGAGGCAATTCGCGGGCTCGATAACCTTGAAGATGCCTGCTACTCTAAGAGTGCTACCTGA
- the EAF3 gene encoding MRG family protein (COG:B;~EggNog:ENOG410PMN5;~InterPro:IPR000953,IPR016197,IPR025995,IPR008676, IPR026541,IPR038217;~PFAM:PF05712,PF11717;~go_component: GO:0005634 - nucleus [Evidence IEA];~go_process: GO:0006325 - chromatin organization [Evidence IEA];~go_process: GO:0006355 - regulation of transcription, DNA-templated [Evidence IEA]), with amino-acid sequence MAPAGQTTYQKDERVLCFHHEILYEAKILELRHTDPDDRKSPYEYLVHYKGWKNTWDDWVPQDRLRKFTEENRELATTLRREAEAALRQKSTKPSVKKRGGSDRSSARGSEERQTSVPGRGTKRARDNDVEKEESFYTRPSVRIVMPDNLKSLLVDDWENVTKNQQVVALPAKSSVNQILDDYLKEEKPKRTGSSDLDVLEEVIMGVRDYFDKSLDKILLYRFEREQYRVLRKRWESETADKGPLDIYGAEHLTRLFATMPELIAQTNMDLQSTNRLREELSKFTIWLSKNSNNYFATKYMTASNEYVEKSRGVPNPTPGTATSRLV; translated from the exons ATGGCACCAGCAGGCCAAACCACTTACCAAAAGGACGAAAGAGTCCTCTGCTTTCATCATGAGATTCTGTACGAGGCAAAGATCCTCGAACTTCGACACACAGATCCGGATGACCGGAAAAGTCCATACGAGTATTTAGTCCATTACAAAGGCTGGAAAAACAC TTGGGACGACTGGGTGCCTCAAGATCGCCTTCGTAAATTCACGGAGGAGAATAGAGAGTTGGCTACCACCCTTCGTcgggaggctgaggctgcgcTTCGCCAGAAGAGCACGAAACCCTCTGTTAAGAAGAGGGGAGGATCCGACCGCAGTTCGGCTCGTGGAAGTGAAGAAAGACAGACGTCCGTTCCAGGCCGAGGAACTAAGAGGGCGAGAGATAATGATGTTGAAAAG GAGGAGAGTTTCTACACCCGGCCATCAGTGAGAATTGTGATGCCAGACAATCTCAAGTCGCTTCTTGTCGATGATTGGGAAAATGTCACAAAAAACCAGCAAGTGGTGGCGTTGCCAGCTAAGAGCTCGGTCAATCAAATCTTGGATGACTATctcaaggaagagaagccaaaGCGTACTGGATCATCTGATCTAGATGTCTTGGAGGAAGTAATCATGGGCGTTCGCGATTATTTCGACAAGTCCTTAGATAAGATTCTTCTCTACAGATTCGAGCGTGAGCAGTATCGTGTTCTCCGTAAGAGGTGGGAGTCCGAGACTGCGGACAAAGGACCCCTTGATATCTACGGCGCGGAACATTTAACACGTCTTTTTG CCACGATGCCCGAGCTCATTGCGCAAACAAACATGGACCTCCAGTCTACTAACAGACTCCGCGAAGAACTCTCAAAGTTCACAATTTGGCTGAGCAAAAATTCTAATAACTATTTTGCAACAAAATACATGACTGCCAGCAACGAGTATGTCGAGAAATCTCGCGGAGTACCGAATCCAACTCCTGGGACTGCCACCTCACGCCTGGTTTAA